Genomic DNA from Setaria italica strain Yugu1 chromosome V, Setaria_italica_v2.0, whole genome shotgun sequence:
TGAAATACAGCTATAAACAACTTCAACTCGATGAAGAACAAGAAGTCACGACGAATCTATCATAGCAGTTTTACCTGTGGAGTGTTGTCAATTATGGCAACCTTCGCAAGGTCAACTCCAACAACGGTCAGATCTTTTGTGTAGCTACTGTCTGTGAATAGACATGATTCCCGGAAAAATCGCTTGGAGAAAAGTTTATTCTCTGGATCTAGCATGTCCAGCAACTGGTTTGCATAAACACTTTGGCTGGCTGTGAATATCACTACATCAAACATCTCCACCATCTTTTGGAGGAACATGTCCACATGTGGTCTCTTTTTCACATATACCACATGCTCTTTCATATCACAGAACACAGGAAAAGTGAAATCAGCATCATCACATTGCTCCATAGTTGAATGAACAAGTGTTTCTGcattaaaaggaaaaaagtatATTATTGTCAAGGGCAGGAATATGCTCTCATCCAAGATTAGCTTCTGCATGCTTAGCAAGTTAGCAACATACCATCCAAATCAAGGACAAGAGTGACCTTCCTGGTCCCTTGCTCTTTTGTTGCAGGAATAGCATTTGAATTCAACTCGGCAAAATCAACAAGATCTGGTAAATCTTCCTCAGATAGGTGCGGATTAAGCCACTCCAACACATCTGAGTTACTAAAGCACAAATCAACCTCAGGTGAGCATGGCTTATTATCAATACTGGCTTCTGTCACACTCTCAATAAGTGGGAACGAGCCACATCTGCTGCTCGCGTTCATGAATGCATCAATTGATACAAACTCTTCACATAGTCCAGTATAACTAGGCAGAAGATCAGCTGGATTATCCAGCAAGAAATGGAAATCGCCATCTGGGCTGTAAATATCCAGCAGGCTGCAACACTGATTTGGACCCCAGCTTGCCTCATGATCACTAACAGCACAAAAACTCTGGGCTGAATAATCTACACCTTCATCTGCAAACTCTGtaatagaaaataataaatgaACACACATGTGCATTAAATTACGGAAAAATTTAACTGACAATAACGCGTGCTTTTGTAAGGTAAACATAGACAAGTAGCTTGTGAATCAGGGGAAATGAGCCATGCCCTGGGCTAGTGACCCACTGGACTGGACTCTATGccattgttttctttatttaaaaATGATCCCTGAGTTGATTAATCTTAACTCCTGATCAGGCAGGCCTTTTCCACAAGTATAGTATGTTAGATGTGCATCACTAACTAAACCTACAAGTTTAGAGTATGATCACCAAACCATGCACAAGCATAAATTTAATGATAAAGAATTCACTTGATGCTGGTGACAGACCATCAACCAACTGGTGCACCATGACCCGAAAGAAATCGACCGTAAACGAAAAAATAATTTGATTCATAGGCCTCATGCATATGACTAACTAGATAATATGGAAATTATATCTACAGGCGAACGATACAACAAAGCTCAATTTGCACCTATGGCATAATAACAAACCTTTTGAAGACATAATATGACTCATTACAAAAGCAATGACAAGTCTTTGTCCTAAGCAAGTCGGATAGCCTAAATAACTTGGTTCATTACTTGTCCAATTTTAAAAATCTGGACAGCATTGAATTTCATATAATTACTAGATGACAGAATCTATAACCTCGAATCACATATGCTGCACTGATTACAGCATAACTAACAGAACTCATGGGAGTGTGCATATCAAATTGAAAGCTACTAAAACTTCTCTTTATAGATCTGTGTACCCATCTCCATTCGACATTTAAAATTTAAAGCTAACATGCATATCATCATAGGGGAAATGACTACTACTTACCTTTGTCAACATAATTTACGATATGTAACAGAGACTCGTCATCATCATAATTGGCAGAGGAATCAGCCTCTGAATTTGGTGAAACTACCACTCCAGATgttaaatcctgaaataaaaGGGACAATCTTAGGTTGCAAGACAAGCTTATACAAAATTTTGAGACCCCAAAACGAAATCAAACAGTACAGACAACACAATAATAAAGCAATGCACCCAATCTCCAACGTTTACTATAGATCAAACTTCAAACAATACCAAACAAAGGCGATTTCTAATAGCCACATTAATCATTTACTCGGAACAAGTTGAAGCTAAAGGCCACATGATAACAAGCAGCGGGCAATTGCAATGGTTATATTATATTTCAATCGGTTGCAATTGTTTCATACATTATGCATCATTCCCACCCTTTTTCACAGGTTCAATCAACATGGAAATCAAGGTTGGAAACTTAAAGAGTTGAGAAACTTACTAGTCAGGAGTGAGGACTAGGATGAACAAAGTATTCATGCAATCATTTCCGAATATAAAATGATGATAGATTATGATTTGTTACATCTATTTGGACGGTAATAAAAGCAAATATTCAAAGTGTGTAAGGAAGCATCTAAGCAACAGATCGCAACTTGCACATCAATTTGGCAATATTGCAAGGGCTATGAAGGATTTGATCCTTAAGACCGTTGAAACAAAAGAACCCACAagcataaataaaaatggaaattATGAAGAAAATCCAGGACAAGTGCACAGTTAGTTATCAAGTGCTTAATATGAGATTAAATATGCTGGAGCACCTTGAACACACCAACGGATTTCCCTCCATGCAGATCATGCAAGCCCGAAGCTTCCATTACCCTAATATCCTGGTCAGCAAGCTGAATAGTTGGGTCCGAATCTGCAGAATAAAGAGATGCTGTCAATCCATAAAATACACATACACACATGCTCAATGATATTGCTAAGCTAGTCACTAACAATGCATGGTGTAAACATAGTTGTTTTCCAACCTACATGTGAGAAACCAattcgaaaaaaaaagcaaattaTCAAATATTAGAAAGATTCTTAAGCTATATATTGTGTGACTGTCAATGGAGCTTCTAAATGTGTAACTAACGATATGCAGTGAAGGCACATCATAAGCATCAAGGAGAGCCAACAAACACTAACCGAAATGTCctcaaaaaattaaaaaaaacttcgTGGAAAATGAAAAGGCAATCGATAACACTCTCAAGAGATATGGACAGCTAGCCTATACACATGCAGTTATCTTCTTTTAGAGAGAAATAGAATGTCCATGAGATCACTTACCATCTTGAGGAACTTTATCTGGCGAGTTCAACACAGCCGACTGCTCTAACTCACTGACATGAAAATGCGAAATTTTCATGGATTTAACGGTCTTGGTGTTGAACTCGTTAGCAAAATCAGTATCTTCGAGCATCCTCTTCATTCTCAGTGCAGGCATCTTGACCACTGCACTTGTTCAGTGAATCAGAACTCTTTGTGTGTTCACTAGAAAGTTAGAGAACGGTCAGTTGATGCATACTTGAGTAAAGACATTTATGCCAAATTTTTAGCTTTTAAGCTAATATTATGTGCCATACCAATAGTAATTTATTACCCAAAATCCCATACTAACAAAGTAATGGCAGCGACATTTATGCTGTAAACAAAAGTACAAGTGTCACAACCATCTAACCAACATTCTAAACAACAAATACCACATCAAAGTTCTATAACATCCTACATCTACCCACATTTTAATGGCCTAAAACTTGTCCAACACGACCAGTGCCAATTCAGACCAGGGCCAAACATGTGAAAGAATATAAAAGCGAAATTTACAATAACCTACCCGAAAAGGCATTGCCTTTAAACAAAGATCTAGCCTTTTCAAACAGTTTCTACTCTTCTATCACATCTTTCTGCAAGTGTCCTGCTGCATACGCAAAAACCGTCGACTTTTACCAGCTAAAAGCGGTAACTGCAAAACGGCTCAATTAGTACACTAAATTTCAAATATCGCACAAATCTAGACACATTAGGCAGAGGTTTATTAGTGTTTTGTTATGACACATAGAAGGGTATCAGAGACTGCATGTAAGCAACAGAACAGCCAGGTAAACTTACAAGATCATATGTGCTAAGTGCTATACAGACAATAGATAGTAGCTAGATCTGTAGCAAAACACTATAAAACAAACGGCAGCAAATACCCCCCAAAATTCCATGAAATATTCAGTAACAAGGTGAGATGACGTGAGACCAACACGAGAGAGTAAAATTTGATAATTTCATGCCAGGATAGTCATTTCCAACAAATTGCCCCCAACTTGCTACCCCCGAGACTATTTTCTTAACTAACATCATGAAATTTCTGCGAAGAAGCCCCAAAAGTAACTCGCTTAAACACCCAGATCGCTTCCGTGCCCTAGAAACCTACAAGCTTTCGAGTCAACTAAGAGATTTAACTCGAAATTACACGCTCCCTAGTCCCTACAGCGAACAAGGCACAGTTCCATCGAAAACAAAGCAAAGACAAACCAAAGCAACCCAAAGCGGACAAAACAAAACCCCCCAAAATCAGAGCCTCCGATGGGAGCAAGCAAGGATCTCAAGACTCTGAACCCAGCGGGCCCCCCGAAGCAGCAAAAAACTCATATTCCCAACTGAATCGCCATCCCCCCAACTTCAAATTCACCGAAAGAATCACGAAAACCCAAACCCCTACATCAGAAGAAGCAAATCCCCACGCCGTCGCGCCATCGCCCGTCAAAAC
This window encodes:
- the LOC101777600 gene encoding CTD small phosphatase-like protein 2-A → MPALRMKRMLEDTDFANEFNTKTVKSMKISHFHVSELEQSAVLNSPDKVPQDDSDPTIQLADQDIRVMEASGLHDLHGGKSVGVFKDLTSGVVVSPNSEADSSANYDDDESLLHIVNYVDKEFADEGVDYSAQSFCAVSDHEASWGPNQCCSLLDIYSPDGDFHFLLDNPADLLPSYTGLCEEFVSIDAFMNASSRCGSFPLIESVTEASIDNKPCSPEVDLCFSNSDVLEWLNPHLSEEDLPDLVDFAELNSNAIPATKEQGTRKVTLVLDLDETLVHSTMEQCDDADFTFPVFCDMKEHVVYVKKRPHVDMFLQKMVEMFDVVIFTASQSVYANQLLDMLDPENKLFSKRFFRESCLFTDSSYTKDLTVVGVDLAKVAIIDNTPQVFQLQVNNGIPIESWYNNPADEALPQLIPFLETLAVADDVRPIIAKKFGNIIDSC